Within the Fusarium keratoplasticum isolate Fu6.1 chromosome 1, whole genome shotgun sequence genome, the region GGCCGGCACCGCCAACGGATAAGGTGTCTCTCAGTAACTGCCGTGGCTACGGTCCCAGCTATCGATTGCTTCCAAAGCGAGAGCGCCTCAAGCCCTGCAGTGGGCGAGATGAGCTATGTAACTCGGTGCTCAATGACGAGTGGGCGTCGCATCCCACTTGGGCGTCTGAGGATAGTGGATTTGTGGCTCACAGAAAGAATCAGTTCGAGGAGGGTCTTCACCgtatcgaggaggagcgccaCGACTATGACTTCAACATCGAGGCTAACCTCAAGTgcatccagctcctcgagcccATTGCGCAGCAGATGCTCGCCATGTCTCCCGCCGAGAGGGAGACATTCCAGATGCCTGCTGCTCTTGCTGGCCAGAGCACATCCATCTTCAAGCGTATCTGCAAGAAGATCTATGGCGATCGCGGCATCGATGTCGTCAACGACATGTACACGCACCCCTTTGACGTTGTGCCGGTCTTGTTGGCGCGCATGAAGCAGAAGGATGAGGAATGGCGATTCTCCCAACGCGAGTGGGAGAAGGTCTGGCACGCCCAGACCCAGAGCATGCACCTCAAGAGTCTTGATCACATGGGCATTCTTGTGAGGCAGAATGACAAGAGGAATCTGACGGCTAAGCACCTTGTCGATGTGATCAAGACAAAACACGAGGAGCAGCGCCGTGAGCGATCATTGAACGGCAAGGCGCCTCGCCACCAGTTCGTCTGGGACTTTGCCGACAAGAACACGGTCATTGACCTCCTTCGACTGATGATGCTGTACAGCTTGCACAACGGACAGCACAGCagccaggagaaggagcgcaTTCTCGAGTTCTTCGAGATGTTCATCCCCGCCTTCTTTGACATCCCTGAGGAAGCCATCCAGGATAAGCTCCCTAAGATTCCTCCAGATtctggcgaggaggaagtgGAAGACCACACGCCTGCTGAGCTGACCAACGGCCGCAGCCGCCGTAACGGCAGGAAGGGAGATCTTCTTAGAGGGGTTCTCGATCCCGGTCGTAACGGTAGTAAGTCGCGGGGACacaaagacaaggacaaggacaaggataaGGACGACAGCACCTCTGGCAGCAAAGAGACTACCCCCGATGTCACTTCGGCCAACGAAGAGGAGATGCCCGATGCCTCTGAAGATACGGCCCACCCAGATGTTTCTAATGAGCGATGGATGCCCAGCATCCCCAAGCCGTTCATGGTTGGGCAGAGCGATGCTCTCTTGAGCACGGACGGCGAGCTGAAGGCTGATGGGTTCTTTGCACGGCCGTGGTACAACTTCTTCTGCAACCAGACGCTGTTTgtcttcttcagcatcttCCAGACTCTATATAAGCGACTCCAGGACCTCAAGGACAGCAAGGCAGCCgtggccaaggaggttgaccGTCTCAGTAAACCGAAGCCTGCTAGAGACATTGGCTTCACTGAGAACCATATGAAGTTCTTCGACAGGAACGACGACCCCGATACCTACTGGCCCAAGACCCTGGAGCTCATTGAGGAGTACATCACAGGcgacgtcgacgagacgCGGTACCAGGACGTGATGCGACACTACTACCTCAAGGCAGGGTGGAAGGTGTACACGATCCAGGACCTCCTCAAGACTCTGTGCCGGCTCGCCCTCACATGCAGCAGCACCGATGCGAAAGAAAAGACTCCTGATCTGATTCAGCAGTACATTGCTAGCCGCGAGAAGGAAGAGACTAGTTACCAAACCGAGATCAGCGCTAGGAAATTTGCCGAGAAGTGCGTTAAGGACGGAGACATTTTTGTCATTTGCTGGGTAAGTTGAACTATCTTGAACGGCCGAGGTTGGTCCTTTCTAACACGATGATTAGTTCCccgccaaggctgaggcttcTGTGCGATGGCTCCAACGGGAGGAGACAACATTCTACATGGACGAGATGCAACTCCGCGAGCGTTGGCAGTATTACATCTCATCATTTATCCGAGTCGAGCCCACCGAAGGAGTACCTAGGTCCAAGCTTCAGAAGGTGGTCCTCACACGGAATCTCCCCTCTGGCGACGCCGACGCAGACGAGGACGCCATTCCCAAGCCTGTTTCCTACAGCGAGAACTTGACCATCAGCATTTGCCTCAAGAGTTCCAAGATGGCGTGGGCCCCAGGCACATCCGAGTACGTTGTCTATGATCAGGCTCCCAAGACGCGGGAACAGCGCGAGCGCCGAGACAAGTTCCTCCGTGCGTTGACGGGGTACCGCGAGAGCAAGCTGCTCGAGAAGTGGGTGCACAACCCGTCGTGGACAAAGGACCTCAGCCCCGAGGAGGTGCAGGAGCAGAATAAGAACTTCCGCCGGTGGATGGACGAAGGCGTTGTGCCTCCCAGTGCTGCTGAGGACGTGGACATGGAGTAGCGCTCTGCCTCGGAACAGTCAGTGGCTGAGACGTCTGAGGGACACGTCGGTGGGTGGGTTGATGACGACCTAGATGGAGATACCATCATCGACCGTGAGTGAGAGAGGGCGGTTAAGAAAGGATTGATTCAAGTTATGGGAAAAAATAAGCATGGCCAGACAAAAAAAATGCCCTCCCGGCTCGGTCGGTCGTACATATACGGGATATGGCTGGTGGTTCGCAGGGAGGTCATagagagggtgagggtgaggccTGGCATGCATGATTCAAGGAAGAAAGGAAGGTTCGGGTATTTCACCAGCGTTCATTTCGtgttattttttttatttttttgGTTCATTCCATGCAATGTTTTTTTCGTTTTGCAGTTCCCTGTCTCCTTAATCAAGACATGGACCTGACTGACTGTAGGAGAATAGTTGCGTCTCAATATCCCGCCTTGTTTGCGCTTCTCCTGACGGGAGAGGGTAAACTatgaggacaagaagccctCTCTGGCCTGTACTCTAGAACTAAATAGCCACTGCATATTCATGATTCATATACGTCTTTTATTCTATTTTACAGACTGTGTCTCATTTGATAGCTTGTCTGATTGGTCCATTTTTGCTGTCGTCACTGTGCAGCAGGTAGCCGTTAAGTCCAGAGCTTGAGTTCACTCAGAACCCCAGCTGTAAGTGGTGATTATTACGCCACATGAAAGGCCACACGCGAAAAGGGCAAGTGAAATATCTCAACGTATTTGATATCTTTTCtcattttttttcttgttcatcTCATATGCTTTTCCAAGGGCTCATTATTCTTAAAGCCATCTGTAATAATCCCTGTCCGTCCACTCTCTGTGTCACTTTCACTTTCCCCAGTTCTCTTCCACTTAGGATTGGAGTTCGAGGTGGTAGGATCGAATGATGgagtcggcatcgtcgacgGCAAGAGGACGAATGTCGGCCAaggccttgatcttttgtGTCCTAGAATCCAAGTTAACAAGGGGTTCACAAGTCCACTAGGTACGAGGGGACCTTACACTTCCTTGATCTGATCGTCAGTCATGGTCAGGCCAAGCTGTTCGACACGGCTCTTGATGGCGTTCCAGCCAGTGAGTCTTGAGGCAAAGTGGACGTATCGGCTCATGCCGAAATCGGCCGGGTCGATGATCTCGTATGTTGAAGGCGCTGGCTGAAGTTAGCAGTGATCGAGGTGTGATTGCTGCCACGGTTgcccctcttctccccgCAGAGCCGAAGTTTTCGGGGCAGATCAAGACGGGGAATCGCGTCCAGCTAAGACAAAGTAGGCGAAAATGGCGACGTACAGTTGAGAATGGCCTTTGAGTGTATGCCGGCCTTGTGAGAAAATGCGCAAAATCCTGTTTAACAAGTCAATTCGTGCTCAAGAGGCGTTGATGTGTCGTTAAAGCGCAGTGGCAAGATAGTGGTAGGACGCGGGAAGGCCTCAGGGTGGTCACGTGACACAATCTCTTCCACTTCGATCCACTTATTGGCTCATTCACTTGGAATTCGCGCCAAAACGCCAGGGAAAACGGGCAAACGCTGGGCAAAAAACTCACCAGTCACAGGGTTGTTGAAGGGGATGTTCTGTCCTCATTGTTAGCCCGCATTGTCGCCGTGACGGTCATGGCTTCCTCAATCTTACAATTTGGACATGGTCCGCAACGAGGTCTTCCAGTGCCAGGAGCTTGTGCAGCTTATACCTGGAGGTAACGTAGTCGTGGCTGCCAACGATCATGCGGGCGAGGAGACCACCCAGGGGCTATCACGGTGTTAGAAAGGTCAGGGATGTGTCGGTGGCGTGGTACACATACAGTAATGCCGTTTCTCTCACCGATACCGAGAACACTGGTGTCGATGTCTGTGGTGGACCTGTTAGAGCTCATCCCTCGAATCTTGAGTTCTCGACTTACGTGTGGCACCCGCCTCGAGAGCGGCATGGGCGTTTGCGACGGCACACATGGTGTCGTTATGGCTATTAATTGAAACGTTAGTCCTGAAAATCACAAGTCCTTCAAGGTCGCCGCGACCAAGGATAATCCGACTACATACAAATGAGTCTCGATATCACAGCCGACGACACCTGTTATCGAGTTAGTATACAGCAGAATACCTCGAGTTCAGAGGATGGACTGACCTCGGAGAGTGCGCACGAGATCATAGACTTGACGGGGCGTGGCACATCCCACAGTGTCTGCAACACCCACGCGGTTGACGCCAGCCCGATCGACAGCACGGTaaagatcaaggaggtccACCAGGTCGCCTAGAGTAATTTGTTAGTTGTGTTGTAGAATGACGACGGGATGAATGTAGTGCGAGAGAATCCTGCTGGCCGCCATCTGGTGCAATTGAAATCCTCCCCAACTGGCCTCAGGGGGCTGTCATGATTTTGGGCCCGGCTCTCTTCTTTCAGTCATGATAAGGGACATTGAaccctcttcctccggcGTCTGAGCGCGATATGCATGTACCAGCTGCTGGGTTTGAAAGGCGTGATGCGAACCAGCCGATATTGGCGGTGTAGGTATAAATAATATCGTTGGTGCATATCAAGTTCAATAACcgaagggcgaggatgaagcGGGAGTCCCATATCATGACCGAAGTGTTAGAGTCGGCCCAAACCGTGACAGCTGCGAATGGCGGGGGCGAGTATATCGTGCTAATCAGGGCTACCAGATACAACCCAATTGCTTCGATGGAGGCCAGAGAAAGAGccaaggaggcggaagaacAATGAACCGAAGAAGGAATACTGACTTCTGAAACTGTCTTCACTTGAGAAGCGAACCTCGACGCCGCGGCTGCGAGTTTGGTCAGCTTTCTTGTCTCAGAGAACTCTGACGCCCCCTCGATGGTCTGTGCAAAACAGTGTCTTTCCCCCAATGGGTCGGTCACATACCTCTTGATGTAAGCGATAACCTCGAGGGCAGTCTTCTTGATGTAGTCCATGTCCTTGCCATGAGAGTGCTCCCGAAGCTGCTTGGAGGTGCCAATGACGACGTCGACACCGTCGACTCCTGTGTCGCAAGCAAGCTTGGCATCCTATATGGTCTGTTAAAAAATCATGTTCCCGGAACAAAACTTGCTGATCCAACTCACTTCCATGTTACACCGCACATCTGCAAGTCGTTAGCCTATTAGTTAATCGGAAGCGGGGACGGCGCCGATGTGGGCGCGGGACTCACGGGTCAGGATCTTGGACTGTAAAGGTTGTCAGCATTCTGCAAAAGTCACATGTTAAGAAGTTAATGGGGAACTGACCTTGAGGCCAAGCTTGCAGATGGCCTCGCAGTCCTCGCGCGAGGACTGCGAGGCAGCGGGAGAGGTGAGTTCGATGTACTCGACACCAAAGTCGGAGAGAGCAGTGGCGCTGTAGGAGAGCCATTAGTCAAGGCGGGATGAAATCAGAGTTTCTGCTTGGCTAacatcttgatcttggcctcccTGTCGAAGAAGGCATTGGCGAATTGCTCGCCTTCTCGGAGTGTACTCTCGATGATTTGGAACCGGTTCGTGTTGGAGAGGAAGTCACCGACAGACTGGTAAGGCGATCCCGAGTGGTGACCACCACGGTTGGGGTTGCCATTGGCAGGGGCGGATTCGGGCTCGGGACACATGATGGGATATTTGGTCTGGCGGAATTCGAGTCAATTGGAGTAGGAGATCGATTGTTTGTTTGATGAAGATAgaagtgaagaagagaggaaggggACTAACACATATACCTACGTTAGTGGGAATTGTGCGTCggatggagggggagggggggacaggaaaaaaaaaactttgGACGGGATAGGCTAAGGGTTGTTTTTCACTACACACTGTGTGACGTTTTGCATGCTCGTCTCTGGCAGTCTATTTCCGCTCGCAGAGATACTTCCAACTACCTATGTGTACAGTGTGTATCTGGCTCACCGCATCGACTGTGTGGTCCATCTGCAGGAGGGATCCATGACTCACGTCCAATGACTGCGTTACCCCAGGTCCGTACTTCGGCCTATGATCCATTTTTATCACAGTCACAGATTCACCCGGCGGGTTGACCGAAGAATAGCAGGAGGCAGATTACTCACCCCACAGATTGGTAACTTGACTAGTCCTGTGGTGCATTGCGCAAAGTGAAGGTTGAGCTTTTTCTTCCGAAGTTGCCAGTCTGTTTGACTGAGAGCAATGTTTTCCTACCTAGTGGCTAAGAATATACTTT harbors:
- a CDS encoding Histone deacetylase complex protein; protein product: MNSQKLHGSGPPAYDREREMDDRHRALQQREEMARRDQERERDRERDRERESGDRYQATTHHSSAGSIPIHQPVASRIPGAIHSPGGLLANHNGNPQIPLGAPSGGPLATFGGPLQNEHGRPVQHGGQANANPQHPMFAPMPHTTAPPTSSQAAASGVAAVFGGPLQQEGQRGAQQGAPFPGAAGSAAHQIPGGITQGQQPILNDALTYLDQVKVQFHDQPDVYNRFLDIMKDFKSQAIDTPGVINRVSELFAGHPNLIQGFNTFLPPGYRIECGAGNDPNTIRVTTPMGTTVQSITGRGNQGDGHGPAAASQPIFPERGGQWQQRPQHSIESPEAQFSTPVQNGASLFVQAAAQNAASFDNSGSGQRRGLPQGSSGPGEGGPNARHALTPTPSGPAAVNGNAANQANMERRGPVEFNHAISYVNKIKNRFQDKPEIYKQFLEILQTYQREQKPIQDVYAQVTTLFNSAPDLLEDFKQFLPESAGQAKQTPGRMEDGTPTGPSHTPQPAMRDGQKMPPLGSFAPPASASKDNKKRLRADKQAAQPATVLAEVTAAARLVPAAVNGNKRPKLNHARASGEGSAVEPTLTPVMPEPYPPRSSSTSNQDEIAFFERVKKFLSNRSSMNEFLKLCNLFSQNIIDRNTLFHKGALFIGANPDLMNFWKSFVGVETQDVIIDNRPAPPTDKVSLSNCRGYGPSYRLLPKRERLKPCSGRDELCNSVLNDEWASHPTWASEDSGFVAHRKNQFEEGLHRIEEERHDYDFNIEANLKCIQLLEPIAQQMLAMSPAERETFQMPAALAGQSTSIFKRICKKIYGDRGIDVVNDMYTHPFDVVPVLLARMKQKDEEWRFSQREWEKVWHAQTQSMHLKSLDHMGILVRQNDKRNLTAKHLVDVIKTKHEEQRRERSLNGKAPRHQFVWDFADKNTVIDLLRLMMLYSLHNGQHSSQEKERILEFFEMFIPAFFDIPEEAIQDKLPKIPPDSGEEEVEDHTPAELTNGRSRRNGRKGDLLRGVLDPGRNGSKSRGHKDKDKDKDKDDSTSGSKETTPDVTSANEEEMPDASEDTAHPDVSNERWMPSIPKPFMVGQSDALLSTDGELKADGFFARPWYNFFCNQTLFVFFSIFQTLYKRLQDLKDSKAAVAKEVDRLSKPKPARDIGFTENHMKFFDRNDDPDTYWPKTLELIEEYITGDVDETRYQDVMRHYYLKAGWKVYTIQDLLKTLCRLALTCSSTDAKEKTPDLIQQYIASREKEETSYQTEISARKFAEKCVKDGDIFVICWFPAKAEASVRWLQREETTFYMDEMQLRERWQYYISSFIRVEPTEGVPRSKLQKVVLTRNLPSGDADADEDAIPKPVSYSENLTISICLKSSKMAWAPGTSEYVVYDQAPKTREQRERRDKFLRALTGYRESKLLEKWVHNPSWTKDLSPEEVQEQNKNFRRWMDEGVVPPSAAEDVDME
- a CDS encoding Homocitrate synthase — encoded protein: MCPEPESAPANGNPNRGGHHSGSPYQSVGDFLSNTNRFQIIESTLREGEQFANAFFDREAKIKIATALSDFGVEYIELTSPAASQSSREDCEAICKLGLKSKILTHVRCNMEDAKLACDTGVDGVDVVIGTSKQLREHSHGKDMDYIKKTALEVIAYIKSRGVEVRFSSEDSFRSDLVDLLDLYRAVDRAGVNRVGVADTVGCATPRQVYDLVRTLRGVVGCDIETHFHNDTMCAVANAHAALEAGATHIDTSVLGIGERNGITPLGGLLARMIVGSHDYVTSRYKLHKLLALEDLVADHVQINIPFNNPVTGFCAFSHKAGIHSKAILNSPSTYEIIDPADFGMSRYVHFASRLTGWNAIKSRVEQLGLTMTDDQIKEVTQKIKALADIRPLAVDDADSIIRSYHLELQS